Proteins found in one Collinsella aerofaciens genomic segment:
- a CDS encoding M42 family metallopeptidase: protein MTSNIDASLEETLSYIAGQLKTLTSIASPTGYTRAATDYLMETLRDMGFGPERSNKGNVLVELGGEGEPLVLASHVDTLGAMVRSIKDNGRLRPTALGGHQWSTADGENCTVYTRDGNVYTGVVLNTEPSAHVADEPVKTIEKNMEILLDENVDSKDDVLELGIQTGDIIAMDPRTTVTESGYIKSRFLDDKLSASILLGLARAVADGEVSLSRKVSLLFTVYEEVGHGGAFVPADTREMISVDMGCVGDDLGCTERMVSICAKDSGGPYNYDLVTTLSNIARELELDYAIDVYPHYGSDVEATLSAGYDIRHGLIGPGVYASHNYERSHMDGVRNTYELVRAYVQR from the coding sequence ATGACTTCTAATATTGATGCTTCTCTAGAGGAGACGCTCTCCTATATCGCAGGACAGCTTAAGACGCTGACTTCTATTGCCTCCCCTACCGGCTATACCCGTGCGGCGACTGATTATCTGATGGAGACCCTGCGCGATATGGGGTTTGGGCCTGAGCGTTCTAATAAGGGTAACGTGCTCGTTGAGCTTGGCGGCGAGGGCGAGCCGCTCGTACTGGCGAGCCATGTCGATACCCTAGGCGCCATGGTGCGTTCCATTAAGGACAATGGCCGCCTGCGCCCCACGGCGCTCGGTGGGCATCAGTGGTCTACGGCCGATGGCGAGAACTGCACCGTCTACACGCGCGACGGCAATGTCTACACGGGCGTGGTTCTTAACACCGAGCCTTCGGCGCACGTGGCCGACGAGCCGGTCAAGACCATCGAGAAGAACATGGAAATCCTGCTCGATGAGAATGTCGACAGCAAGGACGATGTGCTTGAGCTGGGCATTCAGACCGGCGACATCATCGCTATGGATCCGCGAACCACGGTGACGGAGAGCGGCTACATCAAGAGCCGCTTCCTGGATGACAAGCTGTCGGCGTCGATTCTGCTGGGTCTTGCCCGCGCTGTTGCTGATGGCGAGGTGTCGCTTTCGCGCAAGGTGTCGCTGCTCTTTACCGTGTACGAGGAGGTCGGCCACGGCGGTGCTTTCGTGCCGGCCGACACGCGCGAGATGATCAGCGTTGACATGGGCTGCGTGGGCGACGACCTGGGCTGCACCGAGCGCATGGTGTCGATTTGCGCCAAGGATTCGGGTGGCCCCTACAACTACGATCTGGTGACCACGCTGTCCAATATTGCGCGCGAGCTTGAGCTCGATTACGCCATCGATGTGTACCCGCATTACGGCTCGGACGTTGAGGCCACGCTTTCCGCCGGCTACGACATCCGTCACGGCCTGATCGGCCCCGGCGTGTACGCGAGCCACAACTACGAGCGCAGCCACATGGACGGCGTGCGCAACACTTACGAGCTGGTTCGCGCCTACGTTCAGCGCTAA
- the mnmA gene encoding tRNA 2-thiouridine(34) synthase MnmA: MSPSNQGVPRDVRTCYNVCGAEPASRAAFLFWPHATKENLPMHNKRVLVAMSGGVDSSVTAYLLKSQGYECVGATMRLTCPAPDPVTGMSKVDRDIADAKAVAERLGMPHHVLDLQQAFDRNVIERFVTAYQEGLTPNPCIICNRHIKFGALLDAALDMGCDYIATGHYAKTSQASDGTWQLYRGEDPKKDQSYFLYSLTQERLAHTIFPLAGLDKERDVRRIAAEQGFTNAKKAESEDICFIPDGDYAGYIERRCGHPAAPGDIVWRDGSVVGRHNGALRYTIGQRKGLGVAMAHPVYVTGVDADSSTVHLGEAEDLTATALTANDWIWSAPADRMKAELTSGGIRVGAKYRYRQKDQAATLARGEDGQMLLTFDDPQRAIAPGQAVVVYRGDIVLGGGTVTGALK, encoded by the coding sequence CTGAGCCCATCCAATCAGGGTGTCCCACGAGACGTCCGAACTTGCTACAATGTCTGCGGCGCGGAACCAGCCTCCCGCGCCGCTTTTCTTTTTTGGCCACATGCCACCAAGGAGAACCTCCCCATGCACAACAAGCGCGTGCTCGTCGCCATGAGCGGCGGCGTCGATTCCAGCGTGACCGCGTACCTGCTCAAAAGCCAGGGCTACGAATGCGTCGGCGCCACCATGCGCCTCACCTGCCCCGCGCCCGATCCCGTCACGGGCATGAGTAAGGTCGACCGCGACATCGCCGATGCAAAGGCTGTCGCCGAGCGCCTGGGGATGCCCCACCATGTGCTCGACCTGCAGCAGGCCTTCGACCGCAACGTTATCGAGCGCTTCGTGACCGCCTATCAGGAGGGGCTGACGCCCAACCCATGCATCATCTGCAACCGCCACATTAAGTTTGGCGCATTGCTGGATGCGGCGCTGGATATGGGCTGCGACTACATCGCCACGGGCCACTACGCCAAAACGAGCCAGGCGTCCGACGGAACCTGGCAGCTGTACCGCGGCGAGGACCCCAAAAAGGACCAGAGTTACTTTTTGTATTCGCTTACGCAGGAACGCCTGGCGCACACGATCTTTCCGCTGGCTGGGCTGGACAAAGAGCGCGACGTGCGCCGCATTGCCGCCGAGCAGGGCTTTACCAACGCCAAGAAGGCCGAAAGCGAGGACATCTGCTTTATTCCAGACGGTGACTACGCGGGCTATATCGAGCGCCGCTGCGGACATCCCGCTGCACCGGGCGACATTGTGTGGCGCGACGGCAGCGTGGTCGGGCGCCACAACGGTGCGCTGCGCTACACCATCGGTCAGCGCAAGGGCCTGGGCGTCGCGATGGCGCATCCCGTGTACGTAACGGGCGTCGACGCCGACAGCAGCACCGTGCATCTGGGCGAGGCCGAGGACCTAACGGCCACAGCGCTCACGGCCAACGACTGGATCTGGAGTGCCCCTGCCGACCGCATGAAGGCAGAGCTCACGTCCGGTGGCATTCGCGTAGGTGCCAAGTACCGCTATCGTCAGAAAGACCAGGCAGCGACCCTTGCGCGCGGCGAAGACGGGCAAATGCTGCTAACTTTTGACGACCCGCAGCGCGCCATCGCCCCCGGCCAAGCCGTTGTAGTCTACCGCGGCGACATCGTCCTCGGCGGCGGCACGGTAACCGGCGCACTTAAGTAG
- a CDS encoding family 1 glycosylhydrolase, whose translation MSKLKHGFDSDFLWGGAISCSQADGAWNEGGKGKSTQDCRWLDGTWTHDQIEDKHQNNPFCHDELMNALADDGVEFYPFRRGNDFYHHYREDIALFAEMGLKLFRTSICWSRIYPNGDDLEPNREGIEWYRSMLGECKKHGIKTFVTMLHYDIPVNLVTTYGGWKNRKTIDFFARYVETIVTELGDLVDFWLPFNEFNAARFSPWDGVCLVKDEEGENFDRAIFQCLHHEFVANARAVEIVHRLSPDTPVGGMIARFCTYPATCRPEDNMQAIHDDQYSNWFYTDVMARGKYPAYMNRYFDACDIEIQMEPGDEELIARNTVDFLAFSYYFSQVSTCDQGWEKTAGNLVMANKNPYLETSEWGWQLDPIGLRVTLNQMYDRYGLPLYIAENGLGTSDVVEEDGSIHDEYRIDYLRQHIKCLKEAVIDGVDVRGYMIWGFIDLVACGPLTMDKRYGLIYVDLDNCGNGTAERSRKDSFYWYQKCIATNGEDLG comes from the coding sequence ATGAGTAAGTTAAAACATGGGTTTGACTCCGACTTTTTATGGGGCGGAGCCATATCGTGCTCGCAGGCCGATGGCGCTTGGAATGAGGGCGGAAAGGGAAAGTCGACGCAGGATTGTCGATGGCTGGATGGTACCTGGACTCATGACCAGATTGAGGACAAGCATCAAAACAACCCCTTCTGCCATGACGAACTAATGAACGCTCTCGCAGATGATGGTGTTGAGTTCTACCCGTTTAGGCGCGGTAACGACTTCTATCATCACTACCGTGAGGACATCGCGCTTTTTGCGGAGATGGGCCTCAAGCTGTTCCGCACCTCTATTTGCTGGAGCCGGATCTATCCTAACGGAGATGATCTTGAGCCTAACCGCGAAGGCATCGAGTGGTATCGAAGCATGCTGGGTGAGTGCAAAAAGCACGGCATTAAAACCTTCGTCACCATGCTCCACTATGACATCCCGGTAAATCTTGTCACCACATATGGGGGATGGAAGAATCGCAAGACGATTGATTTCTTCGCCCGCTATGTCGAGACAATCGTTACGGAATTGGGCGATCTGGTCGATTTCTGGCTGCCTTTTAACGAGTTCAATGCAGCGCGTTTTTCGCCTTGGGACGGGGTCTGTCTGGTCAAAGACGAAGAGGGGGAGAACTTCGATCGAGCCATCTTCCAGTGCCTGCACCACGAGTTCGTTGCCAATGCGCGTGCCGTCGAGATTGTCCATCGTCTTTCGCCCGATACTCCCGTTGGCGGCATGATCGCTCGATTCTGTACGTATCCCGCCACCTGCCGTCCCGAAGATAACATGCAGGCTATTCACGACGACCAGTATTCCAACTGGTTCTATACGGATGTGATGGCTCGTGGAAAATACCCCGCTTATATGAATCGCTATTTCGACGCGTGCGATATCGAGATTCAAATGGAGCCGGGCGATGAAGAGCTCATCGCTCGCAACACGGTCGACTTCCTGGCCTTCTCGTACTACTTTTCCCAGGTATCCACCTGCGATCAGGGATGGGAGAAGACTGCGGGAAATCTGGTCATGGCAAACAAGAACCCTTATCTCGAGACGAGTGAGTGGGGCTGGCAGCTCGATCCCATTGGCCTGAGGGTTACCCTTAACCAGATGTATGACCGCTATGGGCTGCCCCTGTATATCGCTGAGAACGGCCTCGGTACATCTGATGTAGTCGAGGAGGATGGCAGCATCCACGACGAGTATCGAATCGATTATTTGCGCCAGCACATAAAGTGCCTTAAGGAAGCGGTGATCGATGGCGTTGACGTGCGCGGATACATGATCTGGGGATTCATTGACCTTGTTGCCTGTGGTCCTCTTACGATGGACAAGCGCTACGGGCTTATCTATGTCGATCTGGATAATTGCGGCAACGGCACTGCGGAGCGCTCGCGTAAAGACTCTTTCTATTGGTATCAGAAATGTATCGCCACTAATGGCGAGGATCTTGGGTAG
- a CDS encoding PTS transporter subunit EIIC, which yields MADKKELAARVLELVGGADNVVMATHCITRLRFNLKDDSKADLEALKTLDGALGAQVKDGQWQVIIGASVGSVYDELEPMLGDRMGGEVSADAEQPELQKGSARVFDIITGIFSAIIPALVAGGIVKGILAAIAAFGIDTGAGDFAIFNMISDIPFYFLPFLLAMSTADKFRVNRSLALCVAGSLMYPTIVNAVGTGETPLALFGFAVPIFSYADSVFPVIFGVIGLSFVYRAIDKVVPDLFKLVVVPALSLAIVIPVNLFVLAPIGAWCGLGLANGIVWLFSTLGPVAGFLLGFFMPLIVLFGMHQSTSPIQISNIATLGYDYLLPISFCHNLAESGASFGAALRMTDEKLKSAAMTCAFSAFMGISEPALFTVQVPNRTPLIAAMIADGIGGALTVVLGAKCFGFVMPGITSLPVYADPSGNPMNLIMIVVCIALTWVISAALSFALYGRFDKK from the coding sequence GTGGCAGACAAGAAGGAACTGGCCGCTCGTGTCCTCGAGCTCGTGGGCGGCGCCGATAACGTTGTTATGGCAACGCACTGCATTACAAGGCTCAGATTCAACCTGAAGGACGATAGCAAGGCAGACCTGGAGGCCCTTAAGACGCTTGACGGCGCCTTGGGCGCGCAGGTTAAAGACGGGCAGTGGCAGGTTATCATCGGCGCCAGCGTGGGGTCGGTATATGACGAATTGGAGCCCATGCTAGGCGACAGGATGGGTGGCGAGGTCTCCGCCGACGCCGAGCAGCCTGAGCTCCAAAAAGGTTCGGCTCGCGTATTCGATATCATCACCGGCATCTTCTCCGCTATCATTCCCGCACTGGTGGCGGGAGGCATCGTAAAGGGCATCCTGGCTGCTATCGCGGCTTTTGGAATCGACACGGGTGCCGGCGACTTTGCGATATTCAATATGATTTCGGATATCCCGTTCTACTTCTTGCCGTTTTTGCTGGCAATGTCTACAGCTGATAAGTTCCGAGTCAACCGTTCGCTTGCGCTTTGTGTTGCCGGATCGCTGATGTACCCGACCATTGTCAACGCTGTCGGTACGGGCGAGACGCCCCTTGCGCTGTTCGGTTTTGCGGTGCCGATTTTTAGCTACGCCGATTCCGTGTTCCCGGTTATCTTTGGCGTCATTGGCTTGTCTTTTGTATATCGCGCAATCGACAAAGTCGTGCCGGATCTTTTTAAGCTCGTTGTCGTTCCGGCGCTCTCCCTTGCTATCGTGATTCCCGTCAACCTGTTTGTGCTCGCTCCGATTGGTGCCTGGTGCGGTCTTGGTCTTGCCAACGGTATCGTTTGGCTATTCTCGACGTTAGGCCCCGTTGCCGGTTTTCTGCTGGGCTTCTTTATGCCGCTTATCGTGCTCTTCGGCATGCATCAGTCAACGAGCCCTATCCAGATTTCCAATATCGCAACGCTTGGGTATGACTATCTGCTCCCGATCTCTTTCTGCCATAACCTCGCCGAAAGCGGTGCGTCTTTTGGTGCAGCCCTGCGCATGACCGACGAAAAGCTCAAGTCCGCTGCAATGACGTGCGCCTTCTCAGCATTTATGGGAATTTCCGAGCCCGCCTTGTTTACCGTTCAGGTTCCTAACAGGACTCCGCTTATCGCTGCGATGATTGCGGATGGCATTGGCGGTGCGCTTACCGTTGTTCTCGGCGCAAAGTGCTTCGGCTTTGTTATGCCCGGCATTACCTCGTTGCCCGTTTATGCCGATCCAAGCGGCAATCCCATGAACCTGATCATGATTGTCGTCTGCATCGCTTTGACTTGGGTTATCTCTGCGGCGCTCTCGTTTGCGCTCTATGGTCGTTTCGACAAAAAGTAA
- a CDS encoding YgiQ family radical SAM protein, which yields MDARGWDQCDFVYICGDAYVDHPSFGMAIISRVLDAHGYKVGIICQPDWTDPASITVLGEPRLGFLVSAGNMDSMVNHYSVTKHRRHTDAYTPGGEEGRRPNRAVTVYGNLIRQTFKDAPIIIGGIEASLRRLAHYDYWQDKLKRSVLLDSGADILIYGMGEHAIVEIADALDAGLPIDQITYINGTVYRTGSLDEVYDYDLLPSWDDLTADKLNYARSFNVQQQNMDPITGHRLVEPYPNSVYVVQNPPSATLTTDEMDEVAELPYARDWHPDYDAAGGVPAFAEIKFSISSNRGCFGECSFCALTFHQGRVLQMRSHDSIMREAELLTRDPEFKGYINDVGGPTANFSRPACDKQLKHGVCKNKRCLWPSVCKNMVVDESGYTQLLRDLRQLPGVKKVFVRSGIRFDYTMADASDEFLRELLEHHVSGQLRVAPEHVSDAVLSVMGKPSRAVYDAFCRKFERLNREYGLKQYVVPYLISSHPGSTMKEAVDLAEAVRDMGYMPEQVQDFYPTPSTMSTCMYYTGVDPRTMQPIYVARDPHEKAMQRALIQYRKPENYKLVREALEKAGRRDLIGYTKHCLIRPVPPRPGETSAGGGHGTGKKGGKAHGGAAGKGPKGSKGHGGMSRAQNTAGRNRAAQGRQGANGGGRRN from the coding sequence ATGGATGCGCGTGGCTGGGACCAGTGCGACTTTGTCTACATCTGCGGCGACGCCTATGTGGACCATCCCAGCTTTGGCATGGCCATCATCAGTCGCGTCCTCGACGCGCACGGCTACAAGGTGGGCATCATCTGCCAACCCGACTGGACCGACCCCGCCAGCATCACTGTGCTCGGCGAGCCGCGCCTGGGCTTTTTGGTCAGTGCCGGCAACATGGACTCCATGGTCAACCACTATTCGGTGACCAAACACCGCCGCCACACCGACGCCTATACCCCCGGTGGCGAGGAGGGGCGCCGTCCCAACCGAGCCGTCACGGTCTACGGCAACCTCATCCGCCAGACGTTTAAGGACGCCCCCATCATCATCGGCGGCATCGAGGCAAGCCTGCGCCGCCTGGCCCACTACGACTACTGGCAGGATAAGCTCAAGCGCTCGGTGCTGCTCGACTCGGGCGCCGACATCCTCATCTACGGCATGGGCGAGCACGCGATTGTCGAGATTGCCGACGCGCTCGACGCGGGGCTGCCCATCGATCAGATCACCTATATCAACGGCACCGTCTACCGCACAGGCTCGCTCGACGAGGTCTACGACTACGACCTGCTACCCAGCTGGGACGACCTTACCGCCGACAAGCTCAACTACGCACGCAGCTTTAACGTGCAACAGCAGAATATGGACCCCATCACCGGACATCGCCTGGTAGAGCCCTATCCCAACAGCGTCTATGTGGTGCAGAACCCGCCGTCGGCGACGTTGACGACCGATGAGATGGACGAGGTGGCCGAGCTCCCCTACGCACGCGATTGGCATCCCGACTACGATGCCGCGGGCGGCGTGCCGGCCTTTGCCGAGATCAAGTTTTCAATCAGCTCCAACCGCGGGTGCTTTGGTGAATGCTCGTTTTGCGCCCTCACCTTCCACCAAGGTCGCGTGTTGCAGATGCGCAGCCACGACTCGATCATGCGCGAGGCAGAGCTGCTCACGCGCGATCCCGAGTTTAAGGGCTACATCAACGACGTAGGCGGACCGACGGCCAACTTTAGCCGTCCCGCCTGCGACAAGCAGCTCAAGCACGGCGTGTGCAAGAACAAGCGCTGTCTGTGGCCGAGCGTGTGCAAGAACATGGTGGTCGACGAAAGCGGCTACACGCAGCTGTTGCGCGACCTGCGCCAGCTGCCGGGCGTCAAAAAGGTCTTCGTGCGCAGCGGCATCCGTTTTGACTACACCATGGCCGATGCCTCGGACGAGTTTTTGCGCGAGCTGCTGGAACACCATGTCTCGGGCCAGCTGCGCGTAGCGCCCGAGCACGTGAGCGACGCGGTGCTGTCCGTGATGGGCAAGCCGAGCCGAGCTGTCTACGACGCATTCTGCCGCAAATTTGAACGCTTGAACCGCGAATATGGTCTTAAGCAATACGTGGTGCCATACCTAATCTCGAGCCATCCCGGCTCGACGATGAAGGAAGCCGTGGACCTTGCCGAAGCCGTGCGCGACATGGGCTACATGCCCGAGCAGGTACAGGACTTCTACCCCACCCCGTCCACCATGTCGACCTGCATGTACTACACCGGTGTAGATCCGCGCACCATGCAGCCGATCTACGTGGCGCGCGACCCGCATGAGAAGGCCATGCAGCGCGCGCTCATCCAGTATCGCAAGCCCGAGAACTACAAGCTGGTGCGCGAGGCGCTAGAGAAGGCCGGGCGTCGTGATCTGATCGGCTATACCAAGCATTGCCTGATTCGCCCCGTGCCGCCACGCCCGGGCGAGACGTCTGCCGGCGGTGGGCATGGCACCGGCAAGAAGGGCGGCAAGGCCCACGGTGGCGCCGCCGGCAAGGGGCCCAAGGGCAGCAAGGGTCACGGCGGTATGTCCCGCGCGCAGAACACTGCCGGTCGCAATCGCGCGGCACAGGGGCGTCAGGGCGCCAACGGAGGCGGCAGACGCAACTAG
- a CDS encoding IS3 family transposase produces the protein MYSREKVELFLLATEDGMGPTAAAEFAGVTVGAAKKWATGHLPRSYTGGGCRIVARKPPRKEASLGPDKSTYAPPATGPLAGLNEDQIENLLLRAVLADLKAEGWDPASISNRSKCELGERLRRATALPLRSITGFLRISKSSYEYWRPRVAAPRDRDADIRDRVVRIFREGSGCWGYRTVWARLRREGVRASEKRVARVMREEGLEVVYNKRRARGYSSYAGEVSKAPENLVNRRFRADEPNRLWLTDITEFRLPGGEKVYLSPIVDCFDGMPVAWSIGLHPDKRLANSSLLKACAARPAGVRTTIHSDRGGHYRWPEWIGICEENGLVRSMSAKGCSPDNSACEGFFGRLKNEFFRYRDWEGVTAEEFMGRLEAYLVYYRDGRIKKSLGWLSPMEYRRKLGYA, from the coding sequence ATGTACAGCAGGGAGAAGGTCGAGCTCTTCCTCCTGGCGACGGAGGACGGCATGGGGCCCACCGCCGCCGCGGAGTTCGCGGGGGTCACGGTGGGCGCGGCCAAGAAGTGGGCGACGGGGCACCTCCCGCGCAGCTACACCGGCGGGGGCTGTAGAATCGTGGCGAGGAAACCGCCACGGAAGGAGGCCAGCTTGGGCCCCGACAAGTCGACCTACGCCCCGCCCGCGACCGGCCCGCTCGCCGGGCTCAACGAGGACCAGATAGAGAACCTGCTGCTCAGGGCGGTGTTGGCCGACCTAAAAGCGGAAGGGTGGGACCCGGCTTCGATCTCGAACAGGAGCAAGTGCGAGCTCGGCGAGAGATTGAGGCGGGCGACCGCCCTGCCCCTCCGCTCGATCACAGGTTTCTTGAGGATATCGAAGAGCTCCTATGAGTACTGGAGGCCCCGCGTCGCCGCGCCGCGCGACCGCGACGCCGACATACGCGACCGCGTGGTGCGCATCTTCCGCGAGGGCTCGGGGTGCTGGGGGTACCGCACCGTCTGGGCGCGCCTGCGCCGCGAGGGCGTCCGGGCCAGCGAGAAGCGCGTGGCCCGCGTGATGCGCGAGGAGGGCCTCGAGGTCGTCTACAACAAGAGGCGCGCCCGGGGCTACAGCTCCTACGCCGGCGAGGTCTCCAAGGCGCCGGAGAACCTCGTGAACAGGAGGTTCCGCGCCGACGAGCCCAACCGGCTGTGGCTCACCGACATCACCGAGTTCAGGCTCCCGGGCGGCGAGAAGGTCTACCTGAGCCCGATCGTCGACTGCTTCGACGGGATGCCCGTCGCCTGGTCGATCGGGCTGCACCCCGACAAGCGCCTCGCGAACTCGAGCCTGCTCAAGGCCTGCGCGGCGAGGCCGGCGGGGGTGCGCACGACGATCCACTCGGACCGGGGCGGCCACTACCGCTGGCCGGAGTGGATCGGGATCTGCGAGGAGAACGGCCTGGTCAGGAGCATGTCCGCGAAGGGCTGCAGCCCGGACAACTCGGCCTGCGAGGGCTTCTTCGGGCGCCTCAAGAACGAGTTCTTCCGCTACAGGGACTGGGAGGGCGTGACGGCCGAGGAGTTCATGGGGAGGCTCGAGGCCTACCTCGTGTACTATCGGGATGGGCGCATCAAGAAGTCCCTCGGGTGGCTGAGCCCGATGGAATACCGCAGGAAGCTTGGATACGCCTAG
- the fucO gene encoding lactaldehyde reductase, whose protein sequence is MANRFVLNTISYHGSGAIKEIPGELQRRGYKKIFVCSDPDLVKFGVTAKVTDELDAAGIAWSLYSEIKPNPTIQNVKDGVEAFKAAEADAIVTIGGGSSMDTAKAIGIIINNPEFADVRSLEGVAPTKNHAVFTIAVPTTAGTAAEVTINYVITDPEKVRKFVCVDTNDAPEVAVVDPDMMASMPAGLTASTGMDALTHAIEGYTTKGAWELSDMFHFEAIKLISENLRDSVAEAKSGQPGSGREGMALGQYVAGMGFSNVGLGIDHAMAHTLSAHYDTPHGVACAMLLPIAMEFNKPVCAERLAKVAVAMGVDTTGMSTAEAADAAIAAVKQLSADVNIPHVCEAMKADEIEVLAKDAMADACFPGNPREATLDDVIELFKKICPAA, encoded by the coding sequence ATGGCTAATCGTTTCGTTCTCAATACCATCTCTTATCATGGTTCCGGCGCCATCAAGGAGATCCCCGGCGAGCTCCAGCGTCGCGGCTACAAGAAGATCTTCGTCTGCTCCGACCCCGATCTGGTCAAGTTTGGCGTTACCGCTAAGGTGACCGACGAGCTCGACGCTGCCGGCATCGCTTGGAGCCTCTACTCCGAGATCAAGCCCAACCCCACTATCCAGAACGTCAAGGACGGCGTCGAGGCCTTCAAGGCCGCCGAGGCTGACGCTATCGTGACCATCGGTGGTGGCTCCTCCATGGACACTGCTAAGGCCATCGGCATCATCATCAACAACCCCGAGTTCGCCGATGTCCGCAGCCTCGAGGGCGTTGCTCCCACTAAGAACCACGCCGTGTTCACCATCGCTGTGCCGACGACCGCCGGTACCGCCGCCGAGGTGACCATCAACTACGTCATCACCGACCCCGAGAAGGTTCGCAAGTTCGTGTGCGTCGACACCAACGACGCCCCCGAGGTCGCCGTCGTCGATCCCGACATGATGGCCTCCATGCCCGCCGGCCTGACCGCTTCCACTGGCATGGACGCACTGACCCACGCCATCGAGGGCTACACCACCAAGGGCGCCTGGGAGCTTTCCGACATGTTCCACTTTGAGGCCATTAAGCTGATCAGCGAGAACCTGCGCGACTCCGTCGCCGAGGCCAAGTCCGGCCAGCCCGGCTCCGGCCGTGAGGGCATGGCTCTTGGTCAGTATGTCGCCGGCATGGGCTTCTCCAATGTTGGCCTGGGCATCGACCACGCCATGGCTCACACCCTGTCCGCTCACTACGACACCCCGCACGGCGTCGCTTGCGCCATGCTGCTGCCGATCGCCATGGAGTTCAACAAGCCGGTTTGCGCTGAGCGCCTGGCCAAGGTTGCCGTCGCCATGGGCGTTGACACCACGGGCATGAGCACCGCCGAGGCCGCCGATGCCGCCATCGCCGCCGTCAAGCAGCTTTCCGCCGACGTGAACATCCCGCACGTCTGTGAGGCCATGAAGGCTGACGAGATCGAGGTCCTGGCCAAGGACGCCATGGCCGACGCCTGCTTCCCGGGTAACCCGCGCGAGGCAACGCTCGACGACGTCATCGAGCTCTTCAAGAAGATCTGCCCGGCTGCCTAG
- a CDS encoding YoaK family protein — translation MQRAKQISESIELGIILALAGGFMDVYSYIGRDHVFANAQTGNILLVGVSISEGNWALAGRYFFPVVSFAVGIMLADLVHERFGSVIHWRQVTVFFEAVILLGVSFIPGGNFNLLANCLTSFACGMQVESFRKIHGHGIATTMCIGNLRNALQNVDDYIITHRRGFLENGLLYFGVIFTFVFGAVLGNWCIERMGLHAIVVASLLLFVAFAIMFIDRERDLRLRWKVAAEAWKEGCRK, via the coding sequence ATGCAGCGTGCCAAACAGATATCGGAATCTATTGAGCTGGGCATCATCTTGGCGCTCGCCGGTGGCTTTATGGACGTCTATTCGTACATTGGGCGCGATCATGTTTTCGCCAACGCGCAGACAGGCAACATCCTGCTCGTGGGCGTGAGCATCTCGGAGGGCAACTGGGCACTTGCGGGACGCTACTTCTTCCCCGTGGTGTCGTTTGCCGTGGGCATTATGCTTGCCGACCTGGTGCATGAGCGGTTTGGCAGCGTGATTCACTGGCGCCAGGTAACGGTGTTCTTTGAAGCCGTCATCTTGCTGGGCGTGAGCTTTATCCCGGGCGGCAATTTCAACCTGCTCGCCAACTGCCTCACCTCGTTTGCCTGCGGCATGCAGGTCGAGAGCTTCCGCAAGATCCACGGTCACGGCATCGCTACGACCATGTGCATCGGCAACTTGCGCAACGCGCTGCAAAACGTGGACGATTACATCATCACCCACAGGCGCGGCTTTTTGGAAAACGGCCTGCTGTACTTTGGCGTGATCTTTACCTTTGTGTTTGGCGCCGTGTTGGGCAACTGGTGTATTGAGCGCATGGGCCTGCACGCCATCGTCGTGGCGAGCTTGCTGCTGTTTGTCGCGTTTGCCATCATGTTCATCGACCGCGAGCGCGACTTGCGCTTACGCTGGAAGGTTGCGGCCGAGGCTTGGAAAGAGGGCTGCCGAAAGTAA